The proteins below come from a single Synechococcus sp. WH 8101 genomic window:
- a CDS encoding nucleoside deaminase translates to MATELDLKMMRQAIRLMRNAGVIEKTGGPFGAVIAKDGEVIAAAGNSVVKDLDPSAHAEVNAIRAACKALGTWDLSGCVMYTSCECCPMCYATAYWAGIRTVFYAASWSDYSDLFSDEAINADMQKARGEREIRLNQILQEEACAIWKEFRLLPDGARY, encoded by the coding sequence ATGGCTACTGAGTTGGATCTGAAAATGATGCGGCAAGCGATTCGCTTAATGCGCAATGCCGGAGTTATTGAAAAGACCGGGGGTCCCTTTGGTGCTGTGATCGCCAAGGATGGTGAGGTGATCGCTGCGGCAGGGAATAGTGTGGTGAAAGATCTTGATCCAAGTGCTCATGCAGAGGTGAATGCAATTCGTGCTGCTTGCAAGGCTCTCGGAACCTGGGATCTTTCTGGTTGTGTGATGTACACGAGTTGTGAGTGTTGCCCGATGTGCTATGCCACGGCTTATTGGGCTGGAATTAGAACCGTTTTTTATGCCGCATCTTGGTCTGATTATAGTGATCTGTTTTCTGATGAGGCGATTAATGCTGACATGCAAAAAGCAAGGGGCGAGCGAGAGATTCGCTTGAATCAAATCCTTCAGGAGGAGGCTTGTGCTATTTGGAAGGAATTTCGCTTGTTGCCTGATGGTGCTCGCTATTGA
- a CDS encoding SDR family oxidoreductase, with protein sequence MATVLVTGANRGIGLEYCRQLQARGDQVIAVCREPSPELEALGVRIEAGLDLAAASAPAELVARLQGQSLDVVILNAGILQSMGLEDLDPEGIRRQFELNALAPLLLARALLDQMPRGAKLALMTSRMGSIADNSSGGSYGYRMSKVALTMAGKSLAIDLQPRGIAVAILHPGLVRTRMINFNPNGIAPEQAVEGLLARIDALTLETSGSFWHSNGELLPW encoded by the coding sequence ATGGCAACAGTTCTGGTCACCGGCGCCAACCGGGGTATCGGCCTGGAGTATTGCCGGCAGTTGCAGGCACGAGGTGACCAGGTGATTGCGGTCTGCCGCGAGCCCTCGCCGGAGCTGGAGGCCCTGGGGGTGCGAATTGAAGCGGGGCTGGATCTTGCTGCTGCTTCGGCGCCCGCCGAGCTGGTGGCTCGCCTGCAGGGACAGAGTCTCGATGTGGTGATTCTCAATGCCGGCATCCTGCAGTCGATGGGGCTGGAGGATCTCGATCCGGAGGGGATCCGCCGTCAGTTCGAGCTGAATGCCCTGGCGCCGTTGCTCCTGGCGCGGGCGCTGCTGGATCAGATGCCGCGGGGGGCCAAGCTTGCGTTGATGACCAGTCGCATGGGTTCGATCGCCGATAACAGCTCCGGGGGCTCCTATGGCTACCGGATGTCGAAGGTGGCCTTGACCATGGCCGGCAAGTCGCTGGCGATCGACCTCCAACCCCGGGGTATCGCTGTGGCGATTCTGCATCCGGGGCTCGTGCGCACCCGCATGATCAATTTCAACCCCAACGGCATTGCTCCGGAGCAGGCGGTCGAGGGGTTGCTGGCGCGCATCGATGCACTCACCCTGGAAACCAGCGGCAGCTTCTGGCATTCCAATGGTGAGCTGCTGCCCTGGTGA
- a CDS encoding nitrate/nitrite transporter, giving the protein MNGWIRWGITQLFFVLSVICNISFAISSPNLISSLGLEEAQLGELGGIYFASFSIALLIIGGLMSTIEPRLLLGGSAVVAAIGALILSAANGFEGALIARLLMGVGLSTAFVGVITYVSKEFPQNFAFMAALSNAIANLCSALLAITNSVIPILAGFRAPFRLLAPLMLFTAGLLFVVLRERKSSSESASIPAEGSPQATLSAAELPTAICKILTTPQFWYVALYFGGLFGSFLAYADLWNIPYQLKVFGHTIQHASLLNSAFPIGMSVGSLIGGAWANRAGFLIPIRVFSIVALVTEALLFGNALPEAGAGFAFFLVGIGCSAASLALAALPEHLEAILVPIATTFVMTFTYLLSALIQVLAGQPGGKSGITTFTSYQGSIATIVVPVAIAAASSFLIRRRTRATAAI; this is encoded by the coding sequence ATGAACGGATGGATTCGCTGGGGTATAACCCAGCTCTTCTTCGTCTTAAGCGTGATCTGCAATATCAGTTTCGCGATTTCATCACCCAACCTAATCAGTTCTCTAGGCCTAGAGGAGGCTCAGCTCGGCGAACTGGGTGGTATTTACTTTGCCTCCTTCTCGATAGCGCTGCTCATTATCGGAGGTCTTATGTCCACGATCGAGCCACGGCTTTTGCTGGGCGGTTCCGCGGTTGTGGCAGCGATCGGAGCCCTGATTCTGTCTGCTGCCAATGGATTCGAGGGAGCCCTGATCGCAAGGCTGCTGATGGGCGTCGGACTGTCGACCGCTTTTGTTGGGGTGATCACCTACGTGAGCAAGGAATTCCCCCAGAACTTCGCCTTCATGGCCGCCCTGAGCAATGCCATCGCCAACCTCTGCTCGGCGCTGCTCGCCATCACTAATTCGGTGATTCCAATTCTTGCCGGCTTCCGAGCCCCCTTCCGGCTTCTGGCGCCGCTGATGCTGTTCACCGCTGGTCTGCTGTTTGTGGTTCTGAGAGAGCGCAAGAGCAGCAGCGAAAGTGCTTCCATTCCAGCCGAGGGAAGTCCTCAGGCCACGCTATCGGCAGCGGAGCTACCCACTGCAATCTGCAAAATTCTCACAACTCCTCAGTTCTGGTATGTCGCTCTCTACTTCGGTGGACTTTTCGGATCGTTTCTGGCTTATGCCGATCTCTGGAACATCCCCTACCAGCTCAAGGTATTCGGGCACACCATCCAACATGCCTCGCTCCTGAATTCCGCCTTCCCCATCGGCATGTCTGTCGGCTCGCTGATCGGTGGTGCTTGGGCGAACCGGGCAGGCTTTCTGATACCGATCCGAGTTTTTTCGATCGTTGCGCTGGTTACTGAAGCCCTGCTGTTTGGCAACGCTCTTCCTGAAGCAGGAGCTGGGTTTGCCTTCTTCCTGGTAGGCATTGGCTGCAGCGCCGCATCCCTGGCATTGGCCGCTCTTCCCGAGCACCTGGAGGCGATTCTTGTCCCCATTGCCACCACCTTCGTGATGACCTTCACGTATCTACTGAGTGCCCTCATTCAGGTCCTTGCCGGGCAGCCAGGTGGAAAGTCAGGAATCACGACCTTCACGAGTTACCAGGGAAGCATCGCCACGATCGTGGTTCCGGTCGCCATCGCGGCGGCCTCCTCGTTCCTGATCCGGCGGCGAACCAGAGCAACTGCCGCAATCTGA
- a CDS encoding zinc ribbon domain-containing protein codes for MVMPPMQPPFPPGDAPEFKRCSACLTEIPSDAQVCRACGTRLEGIQCEACRSFCPHGATLCRHCGSSLERSSRPGDRSNLLADLRTMVIEAELLPTLLLELSLNPQRVVVQPEKLTISSYSLFGLTARHEELPWEKVAGFSHRSGLFWDAIAIETRGQTAATISCLSKRNAGKLKKLLQSLER; via the coding sequence ATGGTGATGCCCCCGATGCAGCCGCCTTTCCCTCCAGGCGATGCGCCGGAGTTCAAGCGTTGCAGCGCCTGCCTCACGGAGATTCCTTCGGACGCTCAGGTCTGCCGCGCCTGTGGCACCCGACTGGAAGGCATTCAGTGCGAGGCCTGTCGATCGTTCTGTCCTCATGGAGCCACGCTCTGCCGGCATTGCGGCAGCAGCCTTGAACGCTCCAGCAGGCCTGGCGATCGCAGCAATCTTCTGGCCGATTTGCGAACGATGGTGATCGAAGCCGAGCTGCTGCCCACGCTGCTGCTTGAGCTGAGCCTCAATCCGCAGCGGGTGGTGGTGCAACCGGAGAAACTCACGATCTCCTCCTACAGCCTGTTTGGCCTCACGGCCAGGCATGAGGAGCTGCCCTGGGAGAAGGTGGCGGGGTTTTCGCATCGATCCGGCCTGTTCTGGGATGCGATCGCGATCGAAACCCGCGGGCAGACGGCTGCCACCATCTCCTGTCTCTCGAAGCGCAATGCAGGCAAGCTGAAGAAGCTGCTGCAGTCGCTGGAACGCTGA
- a CDS encoding J domain-containing protein yields the protein MGFDPRQWSTTRSCAQDPGADPRVTVNLTALLEENEALRREVRRLQRELERQRRQQWVQPPRWQEPSASPPPRVSADQVRRWGEAMAQQAGWTDLRQSGLEALVDRLNRSSFHPQLSLQQRLDRLVSGLGTDLLSAVGRKATKKGMAVLAAFALYGVRASEWLDEDPARVVAELRQRLRPNSSRRTRTDQRSTDQRSSDRRQSNAQAWTSSSDALAVLGLQAGASQEAIKKAFRRLVKQHHPDMGGSAEAFRRVTEAYQRLVA from the coding sequence ATGGGATTTGATCCGCGCCAGTGGTCGACCACTCGATCGTGCGCTCAGGACCCGGGGGCTGATCCCCGTGTCACCGTCAATCTCACGGCATTGCTCGAGGAGAATGAGGCCCTGCGCCGGGAGGTGCGACGGCTGCAGCGGGAGCTTGAGCGGCAGAGACGTCAGCAGTGGGTGCAGCCGCCGCGATGGCAGGAGCCTTCCGCCAGTCCGCCGCCGCGGGTGAGTGCTGATCAGGTGCGTCGCTGGGGCGAGGCCATGGCCCAGCAAGCGGGCTGGACTGACCTGCGTCAGAGCGGCCTGGAGGCTCTGGTGGATCGACTCAACCGCAGCAGCTTCCACCCGCAGCTCAGTCTCCAGCAGCGCCTTGACCGGCTGGTGAGCGGACTGGGCACCGATCTGCTGTCGGCGGTGGGGCGCAAGGCCACCAAAAAGGGCATGGCCGTGCTGGCCGCCTTCGCGCTCTATGGCGTGCGGGCAAGCGAGTGGCTGGATGAGGATCCGGCCCGGGTGGTGGCGGAGCTACGGCAGCGGCTGCGTCCGAACAGCAGCCGGCGCACCCGCACGGATCAACGCAGCACGGACCAACGCAGCAGTGATCGCCGGCAGAGCAACGCCCAGGCCTGGACCTCCAGTTCGGATGCTCTGGCGGTGCTGGGCCTCCAGGCCGGTGCGTCTCAGGAGGCGATCAAGAAGGCGTTTCGGCGCCTGGTGAAACAGCACCATCCGGATATGGGTGGCTCGGCAGAGGCCTTCCGGCGGGTGACAGAGGCCTATCAGCGCCTGGTGGCCTGA
- a CDS encoding carbohydrate porin — MFLFSQELEALNIYCGNAKQCNHAFGVYFKGFFMGSVGWGRHALRDSRWLRLLRNLRYLLKRVSLLHLLLLLGAVSRPVMAQVLPPTSNPAASQTAPGTGELGRLLGLPADGALRISGVWVGNGTDQWFGGISEGPSGGLINPNEAAQELLLEASLDLGKAIGLDHTWIWVQGLQVNATTDAGLPSGSVQGSNSLVAAPPLDRTELFEFALRKDLFDRRLRLVAGKQSASTVFANINRPDVTRDPRYEISSLTSLAFTPVYSMPTLLGRLPGYTNSAFGVTATWLPELFLSRAYVSAGVFDGRAGLRDASIQTGLVTPSLTGPLFAIAEVGSGWVAGNALKPGSFGFGVWSQGGESVVCDRFDPGLCFSELGAWGLYGLLNQRLSSFRPEVDSSGINGFISTGWSPSTTNQMSLSITAGLTAQGVLKSRPDDSVGLGLSWARINTRDFLADSFNSNELMLQVYKQISLAPALYLQPAITYLPLVSLRDAQANSLSGMVQLTMLF, encoded by the coding sequence TTGTTTCTGTTTAGCCAAGAACTAGAAGCCCTGAATATCTACTGCGGCAATGCAAAACAGTGCAATCATGCTTTTGGTGTATATTTCAAGGGTTTCTTCATGGGATCGGTTGGCTGGGGTCGTCATGCTTTGAGGGATTCACGGTGGCTCCGTTTGTTGCGTAATCTCCGATACCTGTTGAAGCGTGTTTCGTTATTGCATCTCTTGCTTCTTCTGGGTGCCGTTTCCCGGCCAGTCATGGCTCAGGTTCTACCGCCCACGAGTAATCCTGCGGCTTCCCAGACTGCTCCGGGAACAGGAGAATTGGGGCGATTGCTAGGGCTACCTGCTGATGGAGCACTTCGGATTAGTGGTGTTTGGGTGGGAAACGGCACCGACCAGTGGTTTGGAGGGATTTCTGAAGGCCCTTCCGGTGGTCTGATCAATCCCAATGAGGCTGCTCAGGAGCTGTTGCTGGAAGCGAGTCTTGATCTAGGCAAGGCGATTGGTCTGGATCACACCTGGATTTGGGTGCAGGGCTTGCAGGTGAATGCAACGACGGATGCAGGGTTGCCGAGCGGAAGTGTCCAGGGCAGCAACAGCCTTGTGGCAGCTCCTCCTCTGGATCGCACCGAGCTGTTTGAATTTGCTCTGCGCAAGGACCTTTTCGATAGGAGATTGCGACTCGTCGCAGGGAAGCAATCTGCCAGCACCGTATTCGCCAATATCAACCGTCCGGATGTGACGCGAGATCCCCGTTACGAGATTTCAAGCCTCACCAGCTTGGCGTTTACCCCTGTTTACTCGATGCCCACTCTTCTGGGGCGCTTGCCTGGCTACACCAACTCTGCATTCGGTGTCACTGCGACATGGTTGCCAGAACTTTTTCTGTCGCGTGCCTATGTCAGTGCTGGAGTTTTTGATGGTCGTGCTGGTCTTCGTGATGCCTCTATTCAGACTGGTCTGGTTACGCCTTCGCTGACAGGACCCCTCTTCGCTATTGCAGAGGTCGGCAGCGGTTGGGTTGCTGGCAATGCCCTCAAGCCTGGCTCTTTTGGGTTCGGTGTCTGGTCCCAGGGAGGAGAATCTGTGGTTTGCGATCGTTTTGATCCGGGGCTTTGCTTTAGTGAGCTGGGAGCCTGGGGCTTGTATGGACTCCTGAATCAGCGGCTTTCGAGTTTCCGCCCTGAAGTGGATAGCAGTGGCATCAATGGTTTTATTAGTACGGGATGGTCTCCCTCCACGACCAATCAGATGAGTCTTTCGATTACTGCGGGTCTCACGGCTCAGGGAGTCCTGAAGAGTCGACCTGACGACAGTGTTGGTCTCGGGCTTTCCTGGGCTCGTATTAATACACGTGATTTCTTGGCCGATTCGTTCAATTCCAATGAATTGATGCTTCAGGTCTATAAGCAGATTTCTCTTGCTCCAGCTCTTTATCTTCAGCCTGCTATCACGTATCTGCCGCTGGTGAGTCTACGTGATGCTCAAGCGAATTCTTTGAGTGGAATGGTGCAGCTCACCATGCTTTTTTAG
- a CDS encoding carbohydrate porin, with translation MGNATGQWSGGLSRSTDEAQELLVEASLDLGNAIGLENTWIWVQGLQVNATTNAGRASGSVQGSNSLVAAPPLDRTELFEYAIRKDFFEGRLRVVAGKQSASTVFANMNRPDATDDPRYEVSSLTSLAFTPVYSMPTLLGRLPGYTNSALGLRFTLQPGWFDNRSYLSAGVFDGRGGLGAASVQTGLTSPSLSGPLFNIMEVGSGWVVGDARKPGSFGVGVWSQGGESLLCNPLDPQQCISDLGAWGLYVLLDQRLSSFRADQDSSGINAFFSAGWSPSITNQMNASITGGFTLQGPLEARPNDSLGVGLSWARLNTRGFLSEAFNSHELMLQGYAQIALAEALFLQPTLTLLPRVGNKDAGNDSLSGLLQLTMLF, from the coding sequence GTGGGGAACGCCACGGGGCAGTGGTCCGGAGGACTCTCCAGGTCCACCGATGAAGCGCAGGAACTGCTTGTGGAGGCAAGCCTGGATCTGGGCAATGCAATTGGTCTGGAGAACACCTGGATCTGGGTTCAGGGACTGCAGGTGAATGCCACGACCAACGCCGGAAGGGCCAGTGGCAGTGTCCAGGGCAGCAACAGCCTTGTGGCTGCGCCACCCCTGGACCGCACCGAGCTGTTCGAGTACGCCATCCGCAAGGACTTTTTTGAGGGGCGCCTGCGTGTTGTTGCCGGCAAGCAGTCGGCCAGCACTGTGTTCGCCAATATGAATCGCCCCGACGCCACCGATGATCCCCGCTACGAAGTCTCCAGCCTCACCAGTCTGGCCTTCACACCGGTGTATTCCATGCCGACGCTTCTGGGTCGGCTGCCCGGCTACACCAATTCAGCGCTTGGCCTGAGGTTCACCCTTCAGCCGGGATGGTTTGACAACCGCTCGTACTTGAGTGCCGGTGTGTTTGATGGACGGGGAGGACTTGGTGCTGCCTCCGTGCAGACGGGGTTGACGTCCCCGTCGCTCAGCGGTCCACTGTTCAACATCATGGAGGTGGGAAGCGGCTGGGTCGTTGGCGATGCCCGTAAGCCCGGCTCCTTTGGTGTGGGGGTCTGGTCTCAGGGAGGTGAGTCGTTGCTGTGCAATCCTCTTGACCCTCAGCAGTGCATCAGCGACTTGGGCGCCTGGGGACTGTATGTGCTATTGGATCAGCGTCTCTCCAGTTTTCGAGCGGACCAAGACAGCAGCGGCATCAATGCATTCTTCAGCGCTGGTTGGTCGCCATCCATCACCAATCAGATGAATGCGTCGATCACCGGAGGATTCACGTTGCAGGGCCCTCTTGAGGCGCGTCCGAACGACAGCCTTGGCGTGGGTCTTTCATGGGCTCGCCTCAACACCCGCGGCTTTCTCTCCGAGGCTTTTAACTCTCATGAATTGATGCTGCAGGGATATGCCCAGATCGCTCTGGCCGAGGCCCTCTTCCTTCAGCCAACCCTCACGCTGCTGCCCCGTGTTGGTAACAAAGATGCAGGCAATGACTCTTTGAGCGGACTGCTGCAGCTCACCATGTTGTTTTGA
- a CDS encoding FAD-binding oxidoreductase has translation MELHQGETAYETALAAVFNGDAAAAHPASIAQPRDEQEVAAFVRQACAQKRPLRVRSGGHSRFCSGDGALMLDLAAHLRGVTVSGDLVTVQGGCGVGAVLRALEPHDRMVPVGTHATPGFGLLTMGGIGHLSRSFGLTLDCVVAMRGVRANGDRFEIRAEDADGSEVWRLLRGAAPFLAVITETTLRTYPRRPLHGIRQLNALPFLVDALNCAESLPRQIACSFVLGVPPDQEQAQLMRYVVLQEGDEALLPAFLREGLECWHDHVAGQEWLPDFNLPDRNGVLPPEPPVEPDRFRRLRSWIYTVSVPSGLSHALAPRLEEAMRKAPNRLCRIDLQHIGGAVADQPMASSLYRGRHAEWSIVISGFWSAGDALHQQAVCRWADEVFDALESLACHVYLVERHPSTVRYQRELELAYGSELPQLRQMKKQWDPEGLLPSLDPPS, from the coding sequence ATGGAGCTTCACCAAGGCGAAACGGCCTATGAGACCGCGCTGGCCGCAGTGTTCAATGGCGATGCTGCTGCAGCCCATCCGGCCTCCATCGCCCAGCCTCGCGATGAGCAGGAGGTTGCGGCGTTCGTTCGACAAGCCTGCGCACAGAAGCGACCTCTGCGGGTGCGCAGTGGCGGCCACAGTCGCTTCTGCAGTGGTGACGGTGCCCTGATGCTTGACCTGGCGGCTCATTTGAGGGGCGTCACGGTCAGTGGAGATTTGGTGACGGTGCAGGGGGGCTGCGGTGTTGGGGCTGTTCTGCGGGCCTTAGAGCCCCACGACCGGATGGTGCCTGTGGGGACGCACGCCACGCCGGGTTTCGGGTTGTTGACCATGGGTGGCATCGGTCACCTCAGCCGCAGTTTCGGACTCACCCTCGATTGCGTGGTGGCGATGCGTGGAGTGCGTGCCAATGGGGACCGATTCGAGATTCGAGCCGAAGATGCTGATGGATCGGAGGTTTGGCGACTGCTGCGCGGCGCGGCGCCTTTTCTGGCGGTGATCACGGAGACGACCTTGCGCACCTATCCCCGTCGCCCGCTGCATGGGATCCGACAGCTCAATGCCCTCCCGTTCCTTGTGGATGCCCTTAACTGTGCCGAGAGCTTGCCGCGGCAGATTGCCTGCTCGTTCGTGCTTGGTGTCCCTCCCGACCAGGAGCAAGCACAGCTGATGCGTTACGTGGTGCTCCAGGAGGGCGATGAGGCATTGCTGCCGGCCTTTCTGCGCGAGGGTCTGGAGTGCTGGCATGACCATGTGGCGGGCCAGGAGTGGCTGCCCGATTTCAATCTCCCTGATCGCAACGGTGTTCTGCCGCCTGAACCACCTGTGGAGCCTGATCGCTTTCGCCGCCTGCGCTCCTGGATCTACACCGTCAGTGTGCCTTCAGGCCTGAGTCATGCGTTGGCGCCTCGCCTTGAGGAGGCGATGCGGAAGGCCCCGAATCGTCTCTGCCGCATTGATCTCCAGCACATCGGAGGCGCCGTCGCCGATCAGCCGATGGCCAGCAGCCTGTACCGGGGCCGTCATGCGGAGTGGTCGATTGTGATCTCCGGCTTCTGGTCGGCGGGAGATGCTCTGCATCAGCAGGCCGTCTGTCGTTGGGCCGATGAGGTCTTCGATGCATTGGAGTCGTTGGCTTGTCACGTCTACCTGGTGGAGCGGCATCCGAGCACGGTCCGCTACCAGCGGGAGTTGGAGCTTGCTTACGGCTCTGAGCTGCCCCAGCTGCGGCAGATGAAGAAACAGTGGGATCCCGAAGGGTTGCTGCCGTCTCTCGATCCCCCTTCTTAA
- the dcd gene encoding dCTP deaminase, which translates to MVVLGRQAILQAIEDGLITITPFCLDRVGPASVDLTLASTFRVFRKVHEVIEVREHTDYRALTDRVEVADGQHILIMPGETVLGITRERLRLGPGLCGWLEGRSRFARLGLMVHISAPFMGPGIDSQQVLEMSNFGPAPLAVYPDTPICQFIFQRMEGDEHYAGRFAGQTQSSF; encoded by the coding sequence ATGGTGGTGCTTGGACGCCAGGCCATTCTTCAGGCGATCGAGGATGGTTTGATCACGATCACCCCCTTCTGCCTCGACCGGGTGGGGCCTGCGTCGGTGGATCTGACCCTGGCCAGCACCTTCCGGGTGTTCCGCAAGGTGCATGAAGTGATCGAGGTGCGTGAGCACACCGATTACCGCGCCCTCACCGACCGGGTTGAGGTTGCCGACGGCCAACACATCTTGATCATGCCCGGCGAGACCGTGCTCGGGATCACACGCGAACGTCTGCGGCTCGGCCCTGGACTGTGCGGCTGGCTGGAGGGACGCAGCCGCTTCGCCCGACTGGGATTGATGGTGCACATCAGTGCACCGTTCATGGGGCCGGGGATCGACAGTCAGCAGGTGCTGGAGATGAGTAATTTCGGCCCGGCGCCGCTGGCGGTGTATCCCGACACGCCGATCTGCCAGTTCATCTTCCAGCGAATGGAGGGCGATGAGCATTACGCCGGACGATTCGCCGGTCAGACCCAGAGCAGTTTCTGA
- a CDS encoding 8-oxoguanine deaminase, with product MTSLLARNAEVLVTMDGERRELRNASLYTEDGWIKQIGPAEELPQHADTIIDLTGQIVLPGLVNCHHHLNQTLTRNIPAAQNNNLFAWLKAHYKIWAGTTPEASRLSVLVGCAELALSGCTTVFDHSYVFKNGNSADVIIEAARELGIRFHCSRGSMSLGESKGGLPPDSCVEEESAILEDTQRVIKAYHNSEPGAMTRIVVAPCSPFSVTPSLLRDSADLARQYEGVGLHTHLCETFDEERYTLNTYAQRPVEFMESVGWLGNEVWFAHAIHVDDQEIGQFASCGCGVSHCSSSNMRLASGIAPIKKYMEAGVKVGIGVDGSASNDSSNMMLEVHTAFLLARLKMGLQPPEGPSRFMNLSQSHPRRAKEWMTAREILEIATLGGASVIGRDDIGSLEVGKCADFFTIDLHTVDYAGALQDPVAATVFCAPQKAYFTVVNGKVIVDQGRLATVDLPMIIEQHNATSDKLMGNSEVQ from the coding sequence ATGACTAGTCTTCTCGCCCGCAATGCCGAGGTTTTGGTCACAATGGATGGAGAGCGCAGAGAACTGCGAAATGCATCCCTTTATACCGAAGATGGCTGGATCAAGCAGATCGGTCCAGCCGAGGAACTGCCTCAGCATGCCGACACAATAATTGATCTCACCGGCCAAATCGTTCTGCCAGGGTTGGTGAATTGTCACCATCACCTCAACCAGACCCTCACACGCAATATCCCAGCAGCCCAGAACAACAACCTCTTCGCCTGGCTCAAGGCTCATTACAAGATCTGGGCAGGCACCACACCGGAAGCATCACGTCTCAGCGTGCTTGTGGGCTGCGCAGAGCTCGCCCTCTCCGGGTGTACAACTGTTTTTGATCATAGCTATGTCTTCAAGAATGGCAACAGCGCGGATGTGATCATCGAGGCTGCGCGTGAATTAGGCATCCGCTTCCACTGCAGCCGTGGTTCGATGTCCCTCGGGGAATCCAAGGGGGGGCTGCCACCCGATAGCTGCGTGGAGGAGGAGTCGGCAATCCTGGAGGATACGCAACGCGTGATCAAGGCTTATCACAACAGCGAACCCGGTGCCATGACGCGGATCGTCGTCGCCCCCTGCTCACCCTTCTCCGTCACTCCTTCCCTGCTGAGAGACTCAGCAGATCTGGCTCGCCAGTATGAGGGAGTAGGCCTCCATACCCACCTTTGCGAAACGTTCGACGAAGAGCGCTACACCCTCAACACCTACGCCCAGCGTCCCGTTGAATTCATGGAAAGCGTGGGTTGGCTGGGGAACGAAGTTTGGTTCGCTCATGCCATACATGTGGATGACCAGGAGATCGGCCAATTCGCCAGTTGCGGCTGCGGGGTCTCTCACTGTTCCTCCTCGAATATGCGCCTGGCGTCAGGAATTGCGCCCATCAAAAAATACATGGAAGCGGGTGTCAAAGTAGGGATTGGTGTGGATGGATCCGCTAGCAACGACAGCTCAAACATGATGCTGGAGGTACACACAGCCTTCCTCCTCGCGCGTCTGAAGATGGGGCTACAGCCACCAGAAGGGCCCAGCCGCTTCATGAACTTGTCGCAGTCTCACCCAAGAAGGGCCAAGGAATGGATGACGGCTCGCGAAATACTCGAAATCGCCACTCTTGGGGGAGCCTCTGTAATCGGCAGAGACGACATTGGATCACTGGAAGTTGGCAAGTGCGCCGACTTCTTTACGATAGATCTACATACAGTGGACTATGCAGGTGCCCTTCAGGATCCAGTCGCTGCAACCGTATTCTGTGCACCACAGAAAGCTTACTTCACCGTTGTCAACGGCAAGGTGATTGTTGATCAAGGCCGACTGGCTACTGTCGATCTGCCGATGATCATCGAACAGCATAACGCTACTAGCGACAAGCTGATGGGAAATAGCGAGGTTCAATGA